One Bacteroidota bacterium genomic window carries:
- a CDS encoding RNA methyltransferase gives MITPLIEYLSGFVSEHKIELFKRVIDFRTRYLTVVLENIYQAQNASAVIRSCECFGIQDLHIIENNNNYRINPDVALGSHQWLNIYRYNQHKNNTSEALKQLREKGYRIVATTPHHSQVNLDAFDLEKGKAAFFFGNEHHGLSPEVLDSADEYLTIPMFGFTESLNISVSAAIVLNNLCKRLRMDNHIDWQLNLLEQQEILLQWYKNAIKDADGIIRHYFSKHTEE, from the coding sequence ATGATTACCCCTCTGATTGAATACCTGAGTGGCTTTGTAAGCGAACACAAGATTGAACTCTTTAAAAGAGTTATTGATTTTCGAACCCGCTACCTTACGGTGGTGCTCGAAAACATTTACCAAGCTCAAAATGCAAGTGCTGTAATACGCTCCTGCGAATGTTTTGGAATTCAGGATTTGCATATTATCGAAAACAACAATAATTACCGTATTAACCCCGATGTGGCCTTGGGTTCGCATCAATGGCTTAATATCTACCGATACAACCAGCACAAAAACAATACAAGCGAAGCCCTGAAACAGTTAAGGGAAAAGGGATACAGAATTGTGGCAACTACCCCGCACCATAGCCAGGTAAACCTCGATGCATTTGATTTAGAAAAGGGAAAGGCTGCCTTCTTCTTTGGCAACGAGCACCATGGACTAAGTCCCGAGGTTCTGGACTCTGCCGACGAATACCTCACCATTCCCATGTTTGGTTTTACCGAAAGCCTGAACATTTCGGTTTCTGCAGCAATTGTCTTAAACAATCTTTGTAAGCGACTTCGCATGGATAATCACATAGACTGGCAACTCAATTTGTTGGAGCAGCAGGAAATTCTACTCCAATGGTACAAGAATGCTATAAAAGATGCCGATGGAATTATACGCCATTATTTTAGCAAGCATACTGAAGAATAA
- a CDS encoding HU family DNA-binding protein: MNKAELIDAIAGTAGLTKADAKKALDAFISTTTAALKKGDRVALVGFGSFSVAERSARTGRNPQTGKEIKISAKKVVKFKAGSELGEVVN, from the coding sequence ATGAACAAAGCAGAATTAATCGATGCAATCGCTGGCACTGCTGGTCTTACAAAAGCTGACGCAAAAAAAGCTCTTGATGCATTTATTTCAACTACAACCGCAGCCCTTAAAAAAGGTGACCGTGTTGCTTTAGTTGGTTTTGGATCTTTCTCTGTTGCTGAAAGAAGCGCCAGAACTGGAAGAAACCCTCAAACAGGTAAAGAAATTAAAATCTCAGCCAAGAAAGTTGTAAAATTCAAAGCTGGTAGCGAACTGGGTGAAGTTGTTAACTAG
- a CDS encoding ABC transporter ATP-binding protein gives MRDAIKIFGRFLPPYKKLIALNIFLNFFGAIFGVFSLVTMIPILNILLDKAQVVYTYQSVDFSIIPWNIPTDALKNNFYTFISDLAIQYGEQKTLIIIGIVLIFLVLLKTGFTFLASVTMVLLRNNVVRDIRNMMYNKILDLHLGFFSDERKGDIIARTTGDVAELEFSVMSSLDMFFKNPIIILITIAMMIFISWQLTLFIFILLPIAGTLIGYIGKTLKRSSLKAQNKMGEILSTIDETIGGLRIIKGFNAEAYMKRRQGGQNEEFRKVANSLMIRHASASPTSEFLGTTVFVILMWYGGSLILSNDESIKFEEFIVYLGLFFNIINPAKAFASAFYSIQKGLASMSRIDKILQTPSAIQNKPDAITNAAMNQKIEYRNVSFRYGEEFVLKNINLTIEKGKTIALVGQSGSGKSTMVDLLPRFYDVVQGEISIDGINVKDIRLHELRKLMGIVNQDPILFNDTIFNNIAFGIDNAREEDVIAAARIANAHEFILLTPEGYQTNIGDRGTKLSGGQRQRISIARAILKNPPILILDEATSALDTESERFVQDALIKLMANRTSVVIAHRLSTIVHADEIVVLREGEIVERGKHDKLLALGGEYSKFYQLQNFQDQTS, from the coding sequence ATGAGGGATGCAATAAAAATTTTCGGCCGGTTTCTGCCACCATACAAAAAGCTGATCGCTCTGAATATCTTCCTGAATTTCTTTGGGGCCATTTTTGGGGTTTTTTCTCTGGTTACCATGATTCCAATTTTGAATATACTGCTCGACAAAGCCCAGGTCGTATACACATACCAATCAGTAGACTTCTCGATTATTCCATGGAATATTCCCACGGATGCATTGAAAAATAATTTCTACACCTTTATTTCCGATCTTGCTATTCAATATGGCGAACAAAAGACGCTAATCATAATTGGCATTGTACTTATTTTTCTGGTACTCTTAAAGACAGGCTTTACATTTCTGGCAAGCGTCACGATGGTATTGTTACGAAACAATGTGGTGCGTGATATACGCAACATGATGTACAACAAAATATTGGATTTGCATTTAGGCTTTTTTTCCGACGAACGCAAAGGCGATATTATTGCCCGTACAACAGGCGACGTGGCAGAATTAGAGTTTTCGGTGATGTCATCGCTCGATATGTTCTTCAAGAACCCGATCATTATTTTAATCACCATTGCCATGATGATTTTCATCAGCTGGCAACTGACTTTGTTTATTTTTATATTGCTACCCATTGCCGGAACCCTTATTGGCTATATTGGCAAAACCCTGAAACGTTCTTCTTTAAAGGCCCAAAACAAAATGGGCGAAATACTTTCGACCATCGATGAAACCATCGGAGGCTTGCGTATCATCAAAGGCTTCAATGCCGAAGCATACATGAAACGCCGCCAGGGCGGCCAGAACGAAGAATTTCGCAAAGTTGCCAATTCCCTCATGATAAGGCACGCATCGGCCAGTCCAACCAGCGAATTTCTTGGTACCACAGTATTTGTTATACTGATGTGGTACGGAGGAAGCTTAATACTCAGCAACGACGAAAGCATAAAATTTGAAGAGTTTATAGTCTATCTGGGCCTGTTTTTTAATATCATCAACCCGGCTAAAGCATTTGCTTCTGCCTTTTACAGCATTCAAAAAGGACTGGCCTCGATGTCGCGCATCGACAAAATTCTTCAAACTCCTTCGGCCATACAAAACAAGCCCGATGCTATTACCAATGCTGCAATGAATCAGAAAATCGAATATCGGAATGTATCATTCCGTTATGGTGAAGAATTTGTACTTAAGAACATCAACCTCACCATTGAAAAAGGCAAAACAATTGCACTGGTAGGCCAATCCGGTTCGGGTAAATCAACTATGGTCGATTTGCTGCCACGCTTTTACGATGTAGTGCAAGGTGAAATCAGTATTGATGGTATTAATGTAAAAGACATTCGCTTGCACGAACTGCGCAAACTGATGGGAATTGTAAACCAGGATCCCATCCTCTTTAACGACACTATCTTTAATAACATTGCATTTGGCATAGACAATGCCCGCGAAGAAGACGTAATCGCAGCAGCCCGGATTGCCAATGCGCATGAATTCATTCTTCTAACTCCCGAAGGCTACCAAACCAATATTGGCGACCGGGGTACCAAATTGTCCGGAGGTCAGCGCCAAAGAATAAGTATTGCCCGGGCGATTTTAAAAAACCCACCCATTCTTATTCTCGACGAAGCTACCTCGGCACTCGATACCGAATCGGAGCGCTTTGTGCAAGATGCCCTGATCAAACTTATGGCCAACCGAACCTCGGTAGTCATTGCACACAGGCTTTCGACCATTGTGCATGCCGATGAAATAGTGGTTTTACGCGAAGGGGAGATAGTAGAAAGAGGGAAGCACGACAAGCTACTGGCACTCGGAGGCGAATATTCAAAATTCTACCAATTGCAAAATTTCCAGGACCAGACTTCTTGA
- the purB gene encoding adenylosuccinate lyase — protein sequence MKLDELSAISPVDGRYRGKAEELAVYLSEFGLIKYRVRVEIEYFIALCRYKIPQLTSIDRQKFEDLRKLYVDFSAEDALEIKEIERTTNHDVKAVEYFIKKHFDRLGLQAYKEFVHFGLTSQDINNTAVPLSYKEALLSGYFPLMEETILELITLAELWKDIPMLARTHGQPASPTRLGKEIFVFVERLKTQLAQLRQLPYSAKFGGATGNFNAHCVAYPHIDWAEFGNAFVNHVLGLDRLQTTTQIEHYDNLAASFQNISRINTILIDLCRDMWTYISMDYFKQKIKTGEVGSSAMPHKVNPIDFENAEGNLGIANALFEHMASKLPISRLQRDLTDSTVLRNIGVPLAHTFIAIKSLRKGMEKLLLNPEKIESDLANNWLVVAEALQTILRREGYPNPYEALRDLTRTNRKIGQQEISTFIESLDIDEQVKKELKQITPFNYTGITL from the coding sequence ATGAAATTGGATGAATTATCAGCCATTAGTCCTGTTGACGGACGATACCGCGGAAAAGCCGAGGAACTGGCGGTATATCTTTCGGAATTCGGCTTGATAAAATACAGAGTACGGGTTGAGATAGAATACTTTATTGCCCTTTGCCGATATAAAATCCCACAGCTTACAAGCATTGACCGTCAGAAATTTGAAGATCTCCGTAAACTCTACGTCGATTTTTCAGCAGAGGATGCATTGGAAATAAAAGAAATTGAACGCACAACCAACCACGATGTAAAAGCAGTTGAATATTTCATCAAAAAACATTTCGACCGTCTCGGCCTACAAGCCTATAAAGAGTTTGTGCATTTCGGGCTTACTTCTCAGGATATCAACAACACTGCTGTTCCTCTGTCCTACAAAGAGGCGCTTCTATCGGGCTATTTCCCGCTGATGGAAGAAACCATACTTGAACTCATTACTCTGGCAGAGCTTTGGAAAGATATTCCAATGCTGGCAAGAACACACGGGCAACCGGCTTCGCCCACACGTTTAGGAAAAGAGATTTTCGTTTTTGTGGAGCGTCTGAAAACACAACTGGCCCAGTTACGACAGCTTCCGTATTCGGCAAAATTTGGCGGTGCTACCGGCAACTTCAATGCGCATTGTGTGGCCTATCCGCACATCGACTGGGCAGAATTCGGAAATGCCTTTGTAAACCATGTGCTGGGTCTCGACAGGCTTCAGACCACTACCCAGATCGAACATTATGACAACCTGGCTGCCTCCTTCCAGAATATATCACGAATCAATACTATACTTATCGATTTATGCCGCGATATGTGGACTTACATATCGATGGATTATTTTAAACAAAAAATAAAAACCGGCGAGGTAGGTTCTTCTGCTATGCCGCATAAAGTAAACCCCATCGACTTCGAAAATGCCGAGGGCAATTTAGGCATTGCCAATGCACTTTTTGAGCACATGGCCTCTAAATTGCCGATTTCGCGTCTTCAGCGCGATTTAACCGATTCGACAGTATTGCGAAACATAGGTGTACCCCTGGCGCATACATTCATTGCAATAAAATCTCTCCGAAAAGGAATGGAGAAACTCCTTCTTAATCCGGAAAAAATAGAAAGTGACCTAGCGAACAACTGGCTTGTAGTAGCTGAAGCCCTGCAAACCATTCTTCGTCGCGAGGGTTATCCAAATCCCTACGAGGCATTGCGCGACCTTACGAGAACTAACCGCAAAATCGGACAACAGGAAATCAGCACATTCATCGAATCGCTTGACATTGACGAACAGGTTAAAAAAGAGCTAAAGCAAATTACTCCATTTAATTATACAGGAATTACCTTATGA
- a CDS encoding nodulation protein NfeD, with protein sequence MKNSFFRPLGIALFLSLLFVPYLKAQSDTSTVVYVFEIMDEIAKPAWRTTQRAMTEATEMNADYILIHINTYGGRVDLADSIRTKIINSHIPVMVFIDNQAISAGSLISIACDSIFMRPGGSIGAATVVNQTGEVVPDKYQSFMRSTMRATAETHGKDTLIQGEDTVYVWRRDPKIAEAMVDPAIYIKGIIDTGQVLTFTAEEAIRNNYCEGLAENITSLLEKNGLAQAKVVYYEKDTTEKIIGFLLSTTVQSILILLIIGGIYFELQAPGIGLPLGLAVLGALLYFAPLYFEGLAQNWEVIAFVVGLILLGVEVFVLPGFGIAGIAGIMLVLVGLTMSLVDNVIFEFEGIKAFNRLMVHMVRIIFTILAAFGLSLYFSKKVGTSGWFKGIALEASQPSDQGYVSIDMHQKEMVGKTGEAFTVLRPSGKVSVDSELFDAISEIGYIDKGQAVKVIREESGQLYVVKA encoded by the coding sequence ATGAAAAATTCCTTTTTCAGACCTTTGGGCATTGCATTGTTCCTGAGTCTGCTCTTTGTTCCTTATTTAAAAGCACAGTCCGACACTTCGACCGTGGTGTATGTGTTCGAAATCATGGACGAAATTGCCAAGCCGGCATGGCGCACTACTCAAAGAGCCATGACAGAGGCCACAGAAATGAATGCCGATTATATTCTTATTCATATCAATACTTATGGCGGACGCGTTGACCTGGCTGATTCCATTCGCACCAAAATAATTAACTCACACATCCCTGTAATGGTATTTATCGATAATCAGGCTATCTCGGCCGGTTCGCTGATATCCATTGCCTGCGACAGCATCTTTATGCGTCCCGGAGGCAGCATAGGGGCAGCTACTGTAGTGAACCAGACGGGCGAGGTAGTACCCGACAAATACCAGTCATTTATGCGTTCTACCATGCGTGCTACTGCCGAGACTCATGGAAAAGACACCCTTATTCAGGGTGAGGATACAGTGTATGTATGGCGACGTGACCCAAAAATTGCCGAGGCTATGGTCGATCCGGCTATTTATATAAAAGGTATTATCGATACCGGTCAGGTATTGACTTTTACTGCCGAAGAAGCCATTCGTAACAATTATTGCGAAGGTCTTGCCGAAAATATCACCAGCTTGTTGGAGAAAAATGGTTTGGCACAGGCAAAGGTTGTTTACTATGAGAAAGACACAACCGAAAAAATAATAGGCTTTTTACTGAGTACAACAGTACAAAGTATTCTCATACTTCTCATTATCGGGGGTATTTATTTTGAACTTCAAGCACCCGGAATAGGATTACCCCTGGGCCTGGCTGTGCTTGGAGCTTTGCTCTATTTTGCCCCGCTTTACTTCGAAGGATTGGCCCAGAACTGGGAAGTGATTGCATTTGTTGTCGGCCTGATACTGCTTGGGGTCGAAGTTTTTGTGCTACCTGGATTTGGCATTGCAGGTATTGCAGGTATTATGCTTGTGCTTGTAGGACTTACCATGAGCCTGGTTGATAATGTTATTTTCGAATTCGAGGGTATCAAAGCATTTAACCGATTGATGGTACATATGGTTCGGATTATATTTACCATACTGGCTGCCTTCGGTTTGTCGCTTTATTTCAGTAAAAAGGTTGGTACTTCGGGCTGGTTCAAAGGTATTGCACTCGAAGCCTCTCAGCCATCGGATCAAGGCTATGTGAGCATCGATATGCACCAGAAAGAAATGGTGGGCAAAACAGGAGAGGCCTTTACTGTACTCAGACCTTCCGGAAAAGTGAGTGTTGACTCCGAATTATTCGATGCAATATCGGAAATAGGCTATATTGATAAAGGACAGGCAGTGAAGGTGATTCGCGAGGAATCTGGCCAGCTCTATGTAGTTAAAGCCTGA
- the mltG gene encoding endolytic transglycosylase MltG — MSATRVIKLLLLFFVLSLLIAGIKGLDIYHKAFTPNIQVKDSRETYFYVYTGSSFAEVFGLLKKKEMLKNEKTFEWTAHKKKYPDHIKPGRYLVKNRMSNNELVNLLRSGRQEPVMLTFNNTNTLKNLADRVAVQLEFKSDALLAQMSDTSVLNRYDFTTQTLPAMFIPNTYEMYWNTTPEQFMERMYREYNRFWTRLRQAKAEKLNMTRVEVITLASIVNKETSFDSEKPRVAGLYINRLEKGIRLQADPTLIFAWGDYSIHRVLNYHRQIDSPYNTYLNDGLPPGPICIPDIASIDAVLNYERHNYIYMCAKPDFSGYHNFATTLEAHNRNAEAYRKELNKRKIYN, encoded by the coding sequence ATGAGCGCCACAAGGGTAATTAAGCTTTTACTTCTGTTTTTTGTGTTGTCCTTGCTTATTGCGGGTATAAAAGGCCTCGATATTTATCACAAAGCTTTTACCCCTAATATTCAGGTGAAGGACTCACGCGAAACCTATTTCTATGTGTACACAGGTTCGAGCTTTGCCGAGGTTTTTGGGCTGCTTAAGAAAAAAGAAATGCTCAAGAATGAAAAAACTTTCGAATGGACAGCCCATAAAAAAAAGTATCCCGATCACATTAAACCCGGACGTTATCTGGTAAAAAACCGCATGTCGAATAACGAACTGGTTAACCTTCTTCGTTCGGGACGTCAGGAACCTGTAATGCTTACCTTCAACAACACCAATACACTTAAAAACCTTGCCGACCGGGTAGCCGTTCAGTTGGAATTTAAATCCGATGCTCTATTAGCACAAATGTCAGATACAAGTGTTTTGAATCGTTACGATTTTACCACGCAAACACTTCCGGCAATGTTTATACCCAATACCTACGAGATGTATTGGAATACTACGCCTGAACAGTTTATGGAAAGAATGTACCGCGAATACAACCGGTTCTGGACTCGTTTAAGGCAGGCAAAGGCCGAAAAGTTAAACATGACAAGGGTAGAGGTAATTACACTTGCTTCGATTGTAAACAAGGAAACTTCTTTCGATAGTGAAAAACCGCGTGTGGCAGGTTTGTATATCAACAGGCTTGAAAAAGGCATTCGATTACAGGCCGATCCAACCCTGATTTTTGCCTGGGGCGATTACTCTATCCATCGTGTGTTGAATTATCACAGGCAAATCGATTCTCCTTACAATACATACCTAAACGACGGCTTGCCTCCTGGTCCGATTTGCATTCCCGATATTGCTTCTATCGATGCTGTGCTTAACTACGAAAGGCACAATTATATTTATATGTGCGCCAAACCAGACTTTTCAGGTTACCATAACTTTGCTACCACTCTCGAGGCTCATAACCGTAATGCTGAAGCATACAGGAAAGAACTAAATAAAAGAAAGATATACAATTAA
- a CDS encoding phosphoglucomutase/phosphomannomutase family protein, which produces MDKIKFGNDGWWGIIAKDFTIANVAKVAYAVARWTTSKQRDSAVVLGYDTRFGGEMFMEAMAKIIASKGVQVYISESFVTSPMVSLGVLKLKAQCGIVITASHNASPYNGIKLKGAYGGAMLKNDLDNIQNLITSDYEFDLEMLNWNYLLEQGKIQYINLESIYLKHIHDSFEISALQQPSTRFGFDSMYGSSQQVMRKLFPQAKHFHSQVNPSFNNMPPDPLYRNLHELAEHILQQKDIDAAFAVDADGDRLAFFDSHGSYINSHKIFLLIIHYLVKYKGLSGKVLAGFSMTGKIEKLCAHHGVFVQRTKIGFNYNAEIMLNEEILASGQETGGFSLGGNLPERDAVWMGIQIWSWLHECQKPLDELLAEVEAITGSFAFDKTDLALNRNERNKILDCCKNGLFTEFGSCKVLKTDDTDGYKFYFSDDEWILLRPSTIHPLVRLYAEAPSHNRVRELIQEAVVRINKEL; this is translated from the coding sequence ATGGATAAAATAAAATTTGGAAATGATGGATGGTGGGGTATAATTGCTAAAGACTTCACCATTGCAAATGTTGCCAAGGTGGCCTATGCGGTAGCTCGCTGGACAACAAGTAAACAACGTGATTCGGCTGTGGTGCTGGGTTATGATACCCGTTTTGGCGGGGAAATGTTTATGGAAGCGATGGCAAAAATAATTGCTTCAAAAGGTGTTCAGGTATACATTTCCGAAAGCTTTGTTACATCGCCCATGGTATCATTAGGCGTTTTAAAGCTGAAAGCTCAATGTGGCATTGTAATTACGGCCAGTCATAACGCTTCACCCTACAATGGCATTAAGCTCAAAGGTGCTTATGGAGGGGCCATGCTAAAGAACGACCTCGATAATATTCAAAACCTCATTACTTCTGATTATGAGTTCGACCTCGAAATGCTGAATTGGAATTACCTGCTCGAGCAAGGCAAAATCCAATACATCAACCTTGAATCAATTTACCTCAAACACATACACGATAGTTTTGAAATTTCTGCCTTGCAACAACCTTCAACACGCTTTGGATTCGATTCGATGTATGGCAGTTCGCAGCAGGTTATGCGCAAGCTCTTTCCTCAGGCAAAGCATTTTCACAGCCAGGTGAACCCCTCGTTTAACAACATGCCTCCTGATCCCTTGTATCGGAATTTGCATGAATTAGCCGAACACATTCTTCAGCAGAAAGACATTGATGCAGCCTTTGCTGTCGATGCCGATGGCGACCGGCTGGCTTTTTTCGATAGCCACGGAAGTTATATCAATAGCCATAAGATTTTTCTATTAATCATCCATTACCTGGTCAAATACAAAGGCCTGTCGGGTAAGGTGCTGGCTGGTTTTTCAATGACCGGAAAAATAGAAAAACTCTGTGCTCATCATGGAGTTTTTGTGCAGCGTACTAAAATAGGCTTTAACTATAACGCCGAAATTATGCTGAATGAAGAAATTCTCGCCTCCGGACAGGAAACAGGTGGATTTTCTCTTGGAGGTAATTTGCCTGAACGGGACGCTGTGTGGATGGGTATTCAAATATGGTCGTGGCTGCACGAATGCCAAAAACCACTTGATGAACTATTGGCAGAGGTTGAAGCCATTACCGGGTCTTTTGCTTTCGATAAAACCGATCTGGCACTCAACCGCAACGAACGTAATAAAATTCTCGATTGCTGTAAAAATGGACTGTTTACGGAGTTTGGTTCCTGCAAAGTATTAAAGACAGACGATACAGATGGGTATAAGTTTTATTTTTCCGATGATGAATGGATATTACTGCGCCCCTCTACCATTCATCCCCTGGTAAGGTTGTATGCCGAAGCACCCAGCCACAACAGGGTCAGGGAGCTTATTCAGGAAGCTGTAGTGCGCATTAATAAAGAATTATAG
- a CDS encoding PorT family protein, with translation MMFRNKILLSFGFLILFSSLLPAQEEFIPQVSFGVQGGLNNSFVNFVPGKRDPEITYHSINRPMVGAYLCFIAEPYAGIQVELNFANRGWKEIMDSSYTYVRTVDYFEIPLLTHLRFGKKHFRYVFNLGPYLGIHRSYQESFEPFDAQTVLPEPDTNNYFGKRVDNLLELGFALDAGLGYQTSAGLFMVKARYSHGVTSIFTEYPEGQFRSSPWRNFFVGVSYQYNINLRKKK, from the coding sequence ATGATGTTTAGAAATAAAATACTCCTTTCATTTGGATTTTTGATTTTGTTTTCGTCTTTGTTACCTGCACAAGAGGAGTTTATCCCACAAGTGAGTTTTGGTGTGCAGGGAGGTTTGAATAATTCCTTTGTAAACTTTGTTCCTGGCAAACGCGACCCTGAAATAACCTATCATTCGATAAATAGGCCTATGGTGGGGGCTTACCTGTGTTTTATAGCCGAACCATATGCCGGTATTCAGGTTGAACTTAATTTTGCAAACCGCGGTTGGAAGGAAATAATGGACAGCAGTTATACTTATGTACGCACGGTCGATTATTTTGAAATACCGCTGCTTACGCACCTTCGGTTTGGGAAGAAACATTTTCGGTATGTGTTTAACCTGGGACCTTACCTGGGCATTCACCGCAGCTATCAAGAGAGTTTTGAACCATTCGATGCTCAAACAGTATTGCCTGAACCAGACACCAATAATTATTTTGGTAAAAGGGTTGATAACCTTCTGGAACTTGGTTTTGCCCTCGATGCCGGACTGGGATATCAAACCTCAGCAGGGCTTTTTATGGTAAAGGCCAGGTATTCGCATGGGGTAACCAGTATTTTCACCGAATATCCCGAAGGGCAGTTCCGCTCTTCGCCCTGGCGCAATTTTTTCGTGGGTGTATCTTACCAATACAATATCAACCTGCGTAAAAAAAAGTAG
- the murB gene encoding UDP-N-acetylmuramate dehydrogenase, which produces MTIKPDASLKTYNSFGLDVKARYLVELEKPEDIEAFSRHELVKENMIYILGGGSNILFTGDFGGVLLHPKFDSLDIVAEDEKMVSLRCGSGLNWDYLVEYCVSHGWGGLENLSAIPGNVGAAPVQNIGAYGVEAKDSITLVEGLDYLTGKPFSLSNQACLFGYRESIFKKPEFSSHLITHVSFSLKKQPELITHYGQVEEELNRMGERNIQNLRKAITFIRLSKLPKVEELGSAGSFFKNPIVDAQTLNSLKEIYPDIPFYLQANGNYKLASAWLIDKAGLKGIRKGDVGTYPNQALVIVNYGNATGKEIADFSYEIVSRVMDKFGISLEPEVIFK; this is translated from the coding sequence ATGACCATAAAACCCGATGCATCGCTAAAAACATACAACAGCTTTGGCCTCGATGTAAAAGCCCGCTACCTGGTCGAACTTGAAAAACCAGAGGATATAGAAGCATTTAGTCGGCATGAACTTGTAAAAGAAAACATGATCTATATCCTTGGCGGTGGGAGCAATATTCTTTTCACCGGCGATTTTGGGGGAGTTTTACTGCATCCGAAATTCGACAGCCTCGACATTGTAGCTGAAGATGAGAAAATGGTAAGCCTTCGTTGCGGAAGCGGTTTAAATTGGGATTATCTGGTCGAATACTGTGTTAGCCATGGATGGGGTGGTTTGGAGAATCTTTCAGCCATTCCGGGAAATGTAGGTGCCGCACCAGTGCAAAATATTGGGGCTTATGGCGTAGAAGCAAAAGACAGCATTACACTGGTCGAAGGTTTGGACTATCTCACAGGCAAACCTTTTAGTCTCTCAAACCAAGCTTGCCTTTTTGGCTACCGCGAGAGTATTTTTAAAAAACCTGAATTTTCGAGCCATTTGATAACTCATGTAAGTTTCAGCCTAAAAAAGCAACCGGAACTTATTACCCATTATGGCCAGGTGGAGGAGGAACTCAATCGCATGGGTGAGCGCAATATTCAAAACCTTCGGAAAGCTATCACTTTCATCCGCTTGTCGAAATTACCGAAAGTAGAAGAATTGGGCAGTGCCGGAAGTTTCTTTAAAAATCCTATCGTCGATGCGCAAACACTTAATTCCCTGAAGGAAATCTATCCTGACATTCCCTTCTATTTACAAGCCAACGGCAATTATAAACTGGCTTCGGCCTGGCTGATTGACAAGGCTGGACTTAAAGGAATCCGGAAAGGTGATGTAGGCACCTATCCGAATCAAGCCCTTGTGATTGTAAACTATGGTAATGCTACAGGAAAGGAAATTGCTGATTTTTCGTACGAAATTGTTTCCAGGGTGATGGATAAATTTGGTATTTCCCTCGAACCCGAGGTAATTTTCAAGTAG